One genomic region from Cellulomonas fengjieae encodes:
- a CDS encoding ABC transporter permease, with the protein MSGRLKAKVARAAESGAVVWLIVLVLALFASIQSSGFGTFANLSNVSRQGSLLAIVALGVFVVVLLGHYDVSIAANAKVSSICAALTMNGLDANLAVGVAVGLGVGLLIGVVNAILVVRLKVESFIATLGTGTILTGLAVFVAPTPVGKAAPSLSAFYQQRVGGLYVVVLVIALLWIATWFVLRRTVPGRHVFAVGADSHVAEMSGIAVTKIQVSGFLASGLLGGLAGLFVLASAGLGDANAAAGLEFTALATVVIGGASLDGGRGKLLGLLGGVVLFALIGNIFNMLRIDVWYQELLRGLVILVAAAMFAGGARTIVRRRPRAARPA; encoded by the coding sequence ATGAGCGGGCGGCTGAAGGCCAAGGTGGCGCGGGCTGCCGAGAGCGGAGCGGTCGTCTGGCTGATCGTTCTGGTGCTCGCCCTGTTCGCGAGCATCCAGTCGAGCGGTTTCGGCACCTTCGCCAACCTGAGCAACGTCAGCCGGCAGGGGTCGCTGCTCGCGATCGTCGCTCTCGGGGTGTTCGTCGTCGTCCTGCTCGGGCACTACGACGTCTCGATCGCGGCCAACGCCAAGGTGTCGTCCATCTGTGCGGCGTTGACCATGAACGGGCTCGACGCCAACCTGGCGGTCGGTGTCGCCGTGGGTCTCGGCGTGGGTCTGCTGATCGGGGTGGTCAACGCGATCCTGGTGGTGCGGCTGAAGGTGGAGTCCTTCATCGCGACGCTGGGCACGGGCACGATCCTCACCGGGTTGGCCGTGTTCGTCGCGCCCACTCCGGTGGGCAAGGCGGCGCCGAGCCTGTCGGCGTTCTACCAGCAGCGCGTGGGCGGCCTGTACGTCGTGGTCCTGGTCATCGCGCTGCTGTGGATCGCGACCTGGTTCGTCCTGCGCCGCACGGTGCCCGGGCGGCACGTGTTCGCGGTCGGCGCGGACAGCCACGTCGCCGAGATGAGCGGGATCGCCGTCACCAAGATCCAGGTCTCCGGCTTCCTGGCCAGCGGGCTGCTGGGCGGCCTGGCGGGGCTCTTCGTGCTCGCCAGCGCGGGGCTCGGCGATGCGAACGCGGCAGCCGGTCTGGAGTTCACCGCGCTGGCCACGGTGGTCATCGGCGGAGCCAGCCTCGACGGTGGGCGCGGCAAGCTCCTCGGGCTGCTGGGTGGCGTGGTCCTGTTCGCACTCATCGGCAACATCTTCAACATGCTGCGCATCGACGTCTGGTACCAGGAGCTGCTGCGCGGCCTGGTGATCCTGGTCGCGGCCGCCATGTTCGCCGGCGGCGCACGGACCATCGTCCGACGGCGCCCGCGCGCGGCTCGACCGGCGTGA
- a CDS encoding TIGR03618 family F420-dependent PPOX class oxidoreductase, giving the protein MTSDSGRGMTPDELDEFLTAGKLFAKIATVNEDGIPQISPVWYAWDGEAFLVVSKERTGMVKNLRRDPRCGLLVDNVELPYKRVSVQGAVEFLGPDFDYETPMRQMVLRYLGEEGMAYAESTMVFPRVPFYVRPLRMTSWNGGGFDRTFNKETVWREVG; this is encoded by the coding sequence ATGACATCCGACTCCGGCCGAGGAATGACGCCGGACGAGCTCGACGAGTTCCTCACCGCCGGCAAGCTGTTCGCGAAGATCGCCACGGTCAACGAGGACGGGATCCCGCAGATCAGCCCCGTCTGGTACGCCTGGGACGGCGAGGCGTTCCTCGTCGTGAGCAAGGAACGCACCGGCATGGTCAAGAACCTGCGACGCGACCCCCGCTGCGGCCTGCTGGTGGACAACGTGGAGCTGCCCTACAAGCGCGTCAGCGTGCAGGGTGCCGTGGAGTTCCTCGGCCCCGACTTCGACTACGAGACCCCCATGCGCCAGATGGTGCTGCGTTACCTCGGCGAAGAGGGCATGGCCTACGCCGAGAGCACCATGGTCTTCCCGCGTGTCCCGTTCTACGTCCGGCCCCTGCGCATGACCAGCTGGAACGGCGGCGGCTTCGACCGGACGTTCAACAAGGAGACCGTCTGGCGTGAGGTCGGCTGA
- a CDS encoding SDR family NAD(P)-dependent oxidoreductase yields MAGNGRLDGLRVLLTGGGSGIGLAIVQRYVEEGAIVSVADLNPAAAPAVESLGARFAAVDVADADAVVAWVDQEAAALGGIDVAVAGAGYQLVAMATDLTVEQWDHQMAVMLRGPFVLFKSVLPYVIEGGGGSLIVIGSNLSFAGMTKTTSYTAAKHGVIGLVQVLAVDYAQDGVRVNALCPGPTDTPLIRRQLEEAADPAAKLAQWNSDMVLNRLGTPEEIAAGAVFLASDESSFVTGSSLMIDGGFTAW; encoded by the coding sequence ATGGCGGGCAACGGACGCCTCGACGGCCTGCGGGTCCTGCTCACCGGCGGCGGCTCGGGGATCGGGCTCGCGATCGTGCAGCGGTATGTCGAGGAGGGCGCGATCGTCTCGGTCGCGGACCTGAACCCGGCGGCCGCCCCGGCGGTCGAGAGCCTCGGCGCGCGGTTCGCCGCTGTCGACGTCGCCGACGCCGACGCGGTGGTGGCGTGGGTGGACCAGGAGGCCGCGGCGCTCGGGGGGATCGACGTCGCCGTCGCGGGTGCCGGCTACCAGCTGGTCGCCATGGCGACCGACCTGACAGTCGAGCAGTGGGACCACCAGATGGCCGTCATGCTGCGGGGACCCTTCGTGCTGTTCAAGTCGGTCCTGCCGTACGTCATCGAGGGAGGCGGAGGATCGCTCATCGTGATCGGCTCCAACCTCTCGTTCGCGGGAATGACGAAGACCACCAGCTACACCGCCGCGAAGCACGGGGTCATCGGTCTGGTCCAGGTCCTGGCGGTCGACTACGCGCAGGACGGGGTGCGGGTCAACGCCCTGTGCCCCGGACCGACCGACACCCCGTTGATCCGTCGCCAGCTCGAGGAGGCGGCCGACCCGGCGGCCAAGCTGGCGCAGTGGAACAGCGACATGGTGCTCAACCGGCTCGGCACGCCCGAGGAGATCGCGGCAGGCGCCGTCTTCCTGGCGAGCGACGAGTCGAGCTTCGTGACCGGGTCGTCGTTGATGATCGACGGCGGCTTCACAGCCTGGTGA
- a CDS encoding SDR family NAD(P)-dependent oxidoreductase, giving the protein MSERLATKRVLVTGGGSGICLAIVRRFIDEGATVSVCDLNPESRTQVESLGARFDVVDVADVAAVEGWVQREITALGGVDVVVAGAGYELVAKAGDLTVEQWDHQMAVMLRGPFVTFRAALPAMVEAGRGGSLIALSSQVAFAGITGYTAYAPAKRGLIGLVRVLAIDYAQYGIRVNAVCPGPTDTPMIQRQLDAAPDPAALLRTWQDATLLGRLGQPDEIASGAVYLASDESGYVTGSALMIDGGYTVR; this is encoded by the coding sequence ATGTCTGAACGTCTGGCTACGAAGCGAGTCCTGGTCACAGGCGGCGGGTCCGGGATCTGTCTGGCCATCGTCCGCAGGTTCATCGACGAGGGAGCAACCGTCTCCGTCTGCGACCTCAACCCCGAGTCCCGCACCCAGGTCGAGAGCCTGGGGGCGCGGTTCGACGTGGTCGATGTCGCCGACGTCGCCGCGGTCGAGGGCTGGGTGCAGCGTGAGATCACGGCCCTGGGCGGCGTCGACGTCGTCGTGGCAGGGGCGGGCTACGAGCTCGTCGCGAAGGCGGGTGACCTGACCGTCGAGCAGTGGGACCACCAGATGGCGGTCATGCTGCGGGGGCCGTTCGTGACCTTCCGGGCGGCGCTGCCCGCGATGGTGGAGGCCGGCCGGGGCGGTTCGCTGATCGCGCTCAGCTCGCAGGTCGCGTTCGCGGGGATCACCGGCTACACGGCGTACGCCCCGGCCAAGCGCGGGCTGATCGGCCTGGTCCGCGTGCTGGCCATCGACTACGCGCAGTACGGGATCCGCGTCAACGCCGTCTGCCCCGGTCCCACGGACACCCCGATGATCCAGCGCCAGCTGGATGCAGCACCCGACCCCGCGGCCCTGCTGCGGACCTGGCAGGACGCCACGCTGCTCGGCCGCCTCGGGCAGCCCGACGAGATCGCGTCCGGTGCCGTGTACCTGGCCAGCGACGAGTCGGGCTACGTCACCGGCTCCGCCCTGATGATCGACGGGGGGTACACCGTCCGATGA
- a CDS encoding M20/M25/M40 family metallo-hydrolase: protein MTREPIDAAVLLEELARIDSRNPDLSPDSAGERALAERVAQIVAGLGMDVRLIPVLDDRPNLVAVLPGVDSDATVIFEAHLDTVPADAGTREVRREGRRLYGRGTCDTKGSLAAMIAAIDRLSRTAGPRPTVLLACAVDEEYLMRGAGQLATELPSADVVVVGEPTSLVPARAHNGFLRFRVEVLGRSAHSSRAALGVNAINQAARLVLALDATVGERRRASPHPLAGHALLSATMVDGGIAPNVIPDRCSVLFDRRVAPGERPEEALAEAYEAIAQICERESITVELPEPLVSLGALETPPDAVAVVAAEAAASRALGRDVSAGGVTFSTDACCFYDRPDLPSVVLGPGSIDEAHGSVEWIELDDVDTAVRIYYDLAMTAHTIRQEHR, encoded by the coding sequence ATGACGCGGGAGCCCATCGACGCCGCGGTGCTCCTCGAGGAGCTGGCCCGCATCGACTCCCGCAACCCGGACCTGTCGCCCGACAGTGCGGGGGAGCGGGCGCTCGCAGAACGCGTCGCCCAGATCGTGGCCGGTCTGGGCATGGACGTCCGCCTGATCCCGGTCCTCGACGATCGGCCGAACCTCGTCGCCGTGCTCCCCGGGGTCGACAGCGACGCGACGGTGATCTTCGAGGCACACCTCGACACCGTGCCGGCGGACGCGGGGACGCGCGAGGTCCGGCGTGAGGGGCGCCGCCTGTACGGCAGGGGGACGTGCGACACCAAGGGTTCCCTGGCGGCGATGATCGCGGCGATCGACCGGCTCTCGCGGACCGCGGGGCCGAGGCCGACCGTGCTGCTCGCCTGTGCCGTGGACGAGGAGTACCTCATGCGCGGGGCCGGCCAGCTCGCCACCGAGCTGCCGTCCGCGGATGTGGTCGTCGTCGGCGAGCCGACCTCGTTGGTCCCGGCCCGGGCGCACAACGGCTTCCTGCGGTTCCGCGTGGAGGTGCTCGGCCGCTCCGCGCACAGTTCCCGGGCCGCGCTCGGCGTCAACGCCATCAACCAGGCGGCGCGGCTCGTCCTCGCGCTGGACGCGACGGTCGGCGAGCGTCGGCGGGCCAGCCCGCACCCCCTGGCGGGGCACGCGCTCCTCTCGGCCACCATGGTGGACGGCGGCATCGCACCGAACGTCATCCCGGACCGGTGCAGCGTCCTGTTCGACCGCCGGGTCGCCCCGGGCGAGCGTCCGGAGGAAGCACTCGCGGAGGCGTACGAGGCGATCGCACAGATCTGCGAGAGGGAGTCGATCACGGTGGAGCTGCCCGAGCCTCTCGTCAGCCTCGGTGCGCTGGAGACGCCGCCCGACGCGGTCGCCGTGGTCGCGGCCGAGGCGGCGGCGTCACGCGCGCTCGGCCGCGACGTCAGCGCCGGGGGTGTCACCTTCTCGACCGACGCGTGCTGCTTCTACGACCGGCCCGACCTGCCCTCGGTCGTGCTGGGCCCGGGCTCGATCGACGAGGCGCACGGCAGCGTCGAGTGGATCGAGCTCGATGACGTCGACACTGCTGTCCGCATCTACTACGACCTCGCCATGACGGCGCACACCATCCGGCAGGAGCACAGGTGA
- a CDS encoding amidohydrolase family protein, which yields MIIDFHTHVDEAEAFGWIDPPEKIVGLLDEAGIDKAVIMTYTDLPGTNPGALEYIVDAAAQFPDRLVPFVRLNPNYTAAMTELVERAVELGVRGVKLHPTTTLAHPAGDATVAVLRASAQAGLPVLFHCGDDPYTTPQTLGLAAQAVPECAIVFGHMGGYFHVRDAIDTALRLPNVYLETSAMPRPEMIRTAVGELGAHRVIFGSDGPGCNPRLELAKITSLGLPAADEQAILGGNAARLMEVSAA from the coding sequence GTGATCATCGACTTCCACACCCACGTGGACGAGGCCGAGGCGTTCGGGTGGATCGACCCGCCGGAGAAGATCGTCGGCCTGCTCGACGAGGCGGGCATCGACAAGGCGGTCATCATGACCTACACCGATCTGCCCGGCACCAACCCCGGTGCGCTCGAGTACATCGTCGACGCTGCGGCGCAGTTCCCCGACCGGCTGGTCCCGTTCGTCCGGCTCAACCCCAACTACACCGCCGCGATGACGGAGCTCGTCGAGCGGGCGGTGGAGCTGGGGGTTCGCGGGGTGAAGCTGCACCCCACGACCACGCTGGCCCACCCTGCCGGCGACGCGACGGTGGCGGTGCTTCGCGCGTCGGCGCAGGCCGGGCTCCCGGTGCTGTTCCACTGCGGCGACGACCCGTACACCACGCCGCAGACGTTGGGTCTGGCGGCGCAGGCGGTTCCGGAGTGCGCCATCGTGTTCGGGCACATGGGCGGGTACTTCCACGTCCGGGACGCCATCGACACCGCGCTGCGTCTGCCGAACGTCTACCTGGAGACCTCGGCGATGCCCCGCCCGGAGATGATCCGCACGGCGGTCGGCGAGCTGGGCGCGCACCGCGTGATCTTCGGCAGCGACGGTCCGGGCTGCAACCCGCGCCTCGAGCTCGCCAAGATCACCTCGCTCGGCCTCCCGGCCGCGGACGAGCAGGCGATCCTCGGCGGCAACGCCGCACGACTGATGGAGGTGTCGGCCGCATGA
- a CDS encoding amidohydrolase family protein: MIDSLVVLGENLFGPSLSVSDCLLTSAQLGIEGVVAAPARGRDYVLPAANDRLAADADGMPGVARLARVDPLQGTAALSELRRCLDELHCSGVFLNPDEEVFAVQDAEAVVRVAADAGVPVVVVAGVPHRSEPLQILDLAARVPEARLILTSGGQINIAGLSMVDAWAALTAAPNISVLSNGEYRQDFLERIPRELGAERLLFASFAPYYEQPFEAARIRNIGYSAGDLDAVCHDNARRAFALTFG; this comes from the coding sequence ATGATCGACTCCCTCGTGGTGCTCGGTGAGAACCTGTTCGGCCCGAGCCTGAGTGTCAGCGACTGCCTGCTCACCTCGGCGCAGCTGGGCATCGAGGGCGTCGTCGCCGCTCCCGCCCGGGGCCGCGACTATGTCCTGCCGGCGGCCAACGACCGACTCGCGGCCGACGCCGACGGCATGCCCGGGGTGGCCCGGCTGGCCCGGGTGGACCCCCTGCAGGGAACGGCGGCGCTCAGCGAGCTGCGCCGCTGCCTGGATGAGCTGCACTGCTCGGGCGTCTTCCTCAACCCCGACGAGGAGGTCTTCGCCGTCCAGGACGCCGAGGCGGTGGTCCGCGTCGCCGCTGACGCCGGCGTTCCCGTCGTCGTGGTCGCGGGAGTCCCTCACCGTTCCGAGCCGTTGCAGATCCTCGACCTGGCAGCCCGGGTCCCCGAGGCGCGCCTGATCCTGACCTCGGGCGGGCAGATCAACATCGCGGGGCTCAGCATGGTGGACGCCTGGGCGGCTCTGACGGCCGCCCCGAACATCTCCGTGCTCTCCAACGGGGAGTACCGCCAGGACTTCCTCGAGAGGATCCCGCGGGAGCTCGGTGCCGAGCGGCTGCTGTTCGCGTCCTTCGCGCCGTACTACGAGCAGCCGTTCGAGGCGGCGCGGATCCGCAACATCGGGTACTCGGCGGGGGATCTGGACGCCGTCTGTCACGACAACGCGCGCCGCGCCTTCGCCCTCACGTTCGGCTGA
- a CDS encoding universal stress protein has product MANQTLDSDELLGVVRDRAAQGPAEFWLVVPATPVKDLATKAVAIPMPVMGGTLSLPHPPAEARKRAQAKLDAALTKLAAAGVTADGAVADPDPVRAVAEAVEARTFDEIVIVTLPTRTSRWIHQDVPDRLVQHFQVPVTTVAADDV; this is encoded by the coding sequence GTGGCGAACCAGACCCTCGACAGCGACGAGCTGCTGGGCGTGGTCCGAGACCGGGCGGCGCAGGGACCCGCCGAGTTCTGGCTCGTCGTGCCGGCCACGCCGGTCAAGGACCTGGCCACCAAGGCCGTCGCCATCCCGATGCCGGTGATGGGCGGCACCCTGTCGCTCCCCCACCCGCCCGCGGAGGCGCGGAAGCGAGCCCAAGCCAAGCTCGACGCCGCACTCACCAAGCTGGCCGCGGCCGGGGTGACGGCCGACGGAGCAGTCGCCGACCCCGACCCGGTGCGAGCGGTCGCCGAGGCCGTGGAGGCGCGGACGTTCGACGAGATCGTCATCGTGACGCTCCCGACCCGCACCTCCCGCTGGATCCACCAGGACGTGCCTGACCGACTGGTCCAGCACTTCCAGGTGCCGGTCACCACCGTGGCGGCGGACGACGTCTGA
- a CDS encoding putative quinol monooxygenase encodes MSEKDEPDRPLFLVVTIKPREDRLAEAEAQLQYMRQQTLTEPGCVFMHLVQPQDDPDSWVMLEMFRSRAAWDEHMRQPYNTEGNAILEDLLREPSELRLFDER; translated from the coding sequence ATGAGCGAAAAGGATGAACCGGACCGCCCGCTGTTCCTCGTCGTGACGATCAAGCCTCGCGAGGACCGGCTCGCGGAGGCCGAGGCGCAGCTGCAGTACATGCGCCAGCAGACGCTGACCGAGCCGGGGTGCGTGTTCATGCACCTGGTGCAGCCGCAGGACGACCCGGACTCGTGGGTGATGCTGGAGATGTTCCGGTCCCGGGCGGCCTGGGACGAGCACATGCGGCAGCCGTACAACACGGAGGGCAACGCGATCCTCGAGGACCTGCTGCGCGAGCCGTCGGAGCTGCGCCTGTTCGACGAGCGGTAG
- the fucP gene encoding L-fucose:H+ symporter permease, with protein MERPTVIKPGPELGSPRKKSLVYPGLSIPFILLVLCFAAWGSAANLTDVLVGVFRHIFLMSNFQSALVQFAYYGAYFALAIPAALINKRFGYKAGVLTGLGLATVGGFLFIPAGMLLEYGFFLIALFVLAAGLSILETSANPFVISMGPEATATQRLNLAQAFNPVGANIGVLLGAVLILPNITPEEQKAEMSAQQLEQAQETDLSLVLGPYTGIATALLVIWLLIAFRKITVPDDDHVHFGLEETSGGAFARLWRNRHYRYGVVAQFLNVAAQVCVWSFTIQYAQDVVGVPASQAGWYLQASLILFLLSRFVMTYLLGIMRPTKLLFAMGVLGVVLALIAALVPNMVGLIAVVAISVSLSLMFPTIYGVALQGLGADTKFGAAGLVMAILGGALAPPVMGLIMDSSGTAAGFIIPAVCLAAVAGYALFDLRSGRHVGPLPTEATAH; from the coding sequence ATGGAGCGACCAACCGTCATCAAGCCAGGACCGGAGCTGGGTAGTCCGCGCAAGAAGAGCCTGGTCTATCCGGGCCTGAGCATCCCGTTCATCCTCCTGGTCCTGTGCTTCGCCGCCTGGGGGTCGGCCGCGAACCTCACCGATGTCCTGGTGGGCGTGTTCCGGCACATCTTCCTGATGTCGAACTTCCAGTCGGCGCTCGTGCAGTTCGCGTACTACGGCGCGTACTTCGCCCTGGCCATCCCGGCCGCGCTGATCAACAAGCGGTTCGGGTACAAGGCCGGGGTCCTGACAGGGCTGGGGTTGGCGACGGTCGGCGGGTTCCTGTTCATCCCCGCCGGGATGCTGCTCGAGTACGGGTTCTTCCTCATCGCCCTGTTCGTGCTGGCGGCGGGCCTGTCGATCCTCGAGACCTCGGCGAACCCGTTCGTCATCTCCATGGGCCCGGAGGCGACCGCGACGCAGCGGCTGAACCTGGCCCAGGCGTTCAACCCGGTCGGCGCCAACATCGGCGTCCTGCTGGGGGCGGTGCTGATCCTGCCCAACATCACGCCGGAGGAGCAGAAGGCCGAGATGTCGGCGCAGCAGCTCGAGCAGGCGCAGGAGACCGACCTGTCCCTGGTGCTCGGGCCGTACACCGGGATCGCGACCGCCCTGCTGGTGATCTGGCTGCTCATCGCGTTCCGGAAGATCACCGTCCCCGACGACGACCACGTCCACTTCGGGCTGGAGGAGACGTCCGGGGGAGCGTTCGCGCGACTGTGGCGCAACCGGCACTACCGCTACGGCGTGGTCGCCCAGTTCCTCAACGTGGCCGCTCAGGTGTGCGTGTGGAGCTTCACCATCCAGTACGCCCAGGACGTGGTGGGCGTGCCCGCCTCGCAGGCCGGGTGGTACCTGCAGGCGAGCCTGATCCTGTTCCTGCTCTCCCGCTTCGTGATGACCTACCTGCTCGGCATCATGCGGCCCACCAAGCTGTTGTTCGCCATGGGGGTGCTCGGGGTGGTGCTGGCGCTCATCGCCGCGCTCGTGCCGAACATGGTGGGCCTCATCGCGGTGGTCGCCATCTCGGTCTCGCTGTCGCTGATGTTCCCCACGATCTACGGGGTCGCGCTGCAGGGCCTGGGCGCGGACACCAAGTTCGGCGCGGCCGGTCTGGTGATGGCGATCCTTGGTGGCGCGCTCGCCCCGCCGGTGATGGGCCTGATCATGGACTCCTCCGGCACGGCGGCCGGCTTCATCATCCCCGCCGTGTGCCTGGCGGCCGTGGCCGGGTACGCGCTGTTCGACCTGCGGTCCGGACGTCACGTCGGGCCGCTCCCGACGGAGGCGACCGCGCACTGA
- a CDS encoding MoxR family ATPase: MMLPTATTVGELRASGHVHTSVREELRANLLSALGEGRDPWPGIHGFDDTVIPQLERALIAGHDVVLLGERGQGKTRILRTLAGLLDEWSPVIEGSEIGEHPYEPITAASRRRAAELGDALPIVWRHRDERYVEKLATPDTSVADLIGDVDPMKVAEGRALGDPETIHFGLVPRGHRGIVAINELPDLAERIQVAMLNVMEERDIQIRGYVLRLPLDVLVVATANPEDYTNRGRIITPLKDRFGAEIRTHYPAELADEVAVIRQEALLQAEVPDHLVEILARFTRALRESSAVDQRSGVSARFAIAGAETVAASALHRAARQGEQVAVARPVDLETAVDVLAGKIEFESGEEGREDEILDHLLRTATAETVRAHLRGIDFGLLVDAIQGGAMVTTGEQVTARDVLTGLPALGESELYDEICARLGATNDGERAAAIELALEGLYLARRISKESGGGETIYG, encoded by the coding sequence ATGATGCTCCCCACCGCGACCACCGTCGGCGAGCTCCGGGCATCGGGCCACGTGCACACGTCGGTCCGCGAGGAGCTCCGCGCCAACCTCCTGTCGGCCCTCGGCGAGGGCCGGGACCCGTGGCCGGGCATCCACGGGTTCGACGACACCGTGATCCCGCAGCTCGAGCGCGCATTGATCGCCGGGCACGACGTCGTCCTGCTCGGCGAGCGTGGGCAGGGCAAGACCCGGATCCTGCGCACGCTGGCCGGGCTGCTCGACGAGTGGTCCCCGGTGATCGAGGGGTCGGAGATCGGGGAGCACCCGTACGAGCCGATCACTGCGGCGAGCCGACGACGCGCGGCGGAGCTGGGCGACGCGCTGCCGATCGTGTGGCGGCACCGCGACGAGCGGTACGTCGAGAAGCTCGCGACGCCGGACACGAGCGTGGCCGACCTCATCGGCGACGTGGACCCCATGAAGGTCGCCGAGGGGCGCGCCCTCGGGGACCCCGAGACGATCCACTTCGGCCTGGTCCCGCGCGGCCACCGGGGGATCGTCGCCATCAACGAGCTGCCCGACCTCGCGGAGCGCATCCAGGTGGCGATGCTCAACGTCATGGAGGAGCGGGACATCCAGATCCGCGGCTACGTGCTGCGCCTGCCGCTCGACGTGCTGGTCGTCGCCACCGCGAACCCCGAGGACTACACCAACCGCGGGCGGATCATCACCCCGCTGAAGGACCGGTTCGGTGCGGAGATCCGCACGCACTACCCGGCGGAGCTGGCCGACGAGGTGGCGGTCATCCGGCAGGAGGCGCTGCTGCAGGCGGAGGTCCCCGACCACCTGGTCGAGATCCTGGCCCGGTTCACGCGCGCGCTGCGGGAGTCCAGCGCGGTCGACCAGCGCAGCGGGGTGAGCGCCCGGTTCGCCATCGCGGGCGCGGAGACGGTCGCCGCCTCGGCGCTGCACCGGGCCGCGCGCCAGGGCGAACAGGTCGCGGTGGCCCGGCCGGTGGACCTGGAGACCGCGGTGGACGTCCTGGCCGGAAAGATCGAGTTCGAGTCCGGCGAGGAGGGTCGCGAGGACGAGATCCTCGACCACCTGCTGCGCACGGCGACCGCGGAGACCGTGCGGGCGCACCTGCGCGGCATCGACTTCGGCCTGCTGGTCGACGCGATCCAGGGTGGTGCCATGGTGACCACCGGCGAGCAGGTCACGGCCCGCGACGTGCTGACCGGCCTGCCTGCGCTCGGCGAGTCGGAGCTCTACGACGAGATCTGCGCCCGCCTGGGCGCGACGAACGACGGCGAGCGGGCCGCCGCGATCGAGCTCGCCCTGGAGGGCCTGTACCTGGCCCGCCGGATCAGCAAGGAGTCGGGGGGCGGCGAGACGATCTATGGCTAG